One Coffea arabica cultivar ET-39 chromosome 5e, Coffea Arabica ET-39 HiFi, whole genome shotgun sequence DNA segment encodes these proteins:
- the LOC113690837 gene encoding probable receptor-like protein kinase At2g42960, which yields MSSESLNAELSKKTSFLGLKLWVVIGLCVGAFIVLILCTLSIWVMFRRRSRRTLDKYSLCQIPNISKDIKVDRVGGQDYHDHPETVYLTVNDKSSDKNSEKMLVHLGRSKSSDVDNLSQCSSMYHHERACSSQSGEEGSSGTARKLSSLPYGLPMASPLIGLPEISHLGWGHWFTLRDLDIATNRFSAENVIGEGGYGVVYRGRLVNGTEVAVKKLLNNLGQAEKEFRVEVEAIGHVRHKNLVRLLGYCIEGVQRMLVYEYVNNGNLEQWLHGTMKQHGTLTWDARMKVLLGTAKALAYLHEAIEPKVVHRDIKSSNILIDDEFNAKVSDFGLAKLLGSGESHITTRVMGTFGYVAPEYANSGLLNEKSDIYSFGVLLLEAVTGRDPVDYARPANEVNLVEWLKMMVGHRRAEEVVDPDLEVKPATRALKRALLVALRSVDPDAEKRPRMSQVVRMLEADEFPYREDRRNRRSRTASMEIESMKDSSGLADVESSVGQSDNQTSDKIRE from the exons ATGTCGTCTGAGAGTTTGAATGCTGAGCTATCCAAGAAGACATCATTTTTGGGTTTAAAATTATGGGTCGTGATTGGTTTATGTGTTGGTGCGTTTATAGTTTTGATACTTTGTACCTTATCAATATGGGTAATGTTCCGGAGGAGATCAAGAAGAACCCTCGACAAATATTCACTTTGTCAAATACCTAACATATCAAAAGACATCAAAGTCGATAGAGTAGGAGGTCAAGATTACCATGATCACCCAGAAACAGTATACCTGACAGTGAACGACAAGTCAAGCGATAAGAATTCAGAAAAGATGTTAGTACATCTGGGGAGGAGTAAATCAAGTGATGTCGATAATCTCAGTCAGTGTAGCTCAATGTATCACCATGAGAGGGCTTGCAGCTCACAATCAGGGGAAGAAGGAAGTTCTGGTACTGCTCGAAAACTGTCTTCATTGCCTTACGGGCTTCCAATGGCCTCTCCTCTGATTGGCTTGCCAGAAATATCACATCTTGGTTGGGGTCACTGGTTTACCCTTAGAGATCTTGATATTGCTACAAACCGCTTCTCAGCAGAGAATGTGATTGGGGAAGGTGGCTATGGGGTTGTTTACCGGGGCAGATTGGTCAATGGGACAGAGGTAGCTGTAAAGAAGCTTCTTAACAATCT TGGCCAAGCTGAAAAAGAATTCAGGGTCGAAGTAGAGGCCATTGGGCATGTTCGGCACAAGAATCTTGTGCGGCTCCTGGGCTATTGCATAGAAGGGGTTCAGAG GATGTTGGTGTACGAGTATGTTAATAATGGCAACTTAGAACAATGGCTTCATGGTACTATGAAACAACATGGGACACTCACATGGGATGCACGCATGAAAGTGCTTCTTGGTACTGCAAAAGC GCTTGCTTACCTGCATGAAGCTATAGAGCCTAAGGTTGTCCATCGAGATATAAAATCTAGTAATATTTTGATCGATGATGAATTCAATGCCAAGGTTTCTGATTTTGGATTGGCAAAGCTCTTGGGCTCAGGAGAAAGCCACATAACGACAAGAGTAATGGGAACATTTGG CTATGTGGCTCCAGAATATGCAAACAGTGGTTTGTTAAATGAAAAAAGTGATATATATAGTTTTGGAGTTCTACTACTGGAAGCAGTCACAGGAAGAGATCCAGTTGACTATGCCCGTCCTGCTAACGAG GTGAATCTTGTTGAGTGGCTGAAAATGATGGTAGGACATAGAAGAGCTGAAGAAGTTGTGGATCCTGACCTTGAAGTAAAGCCAGCAACTCGTGCCTTAAAGCGTGCACTTTTGGTGGCACTCAGATCTGTTGATCCTGATGCAGAGAAGCGACCCAGGATGAGTCAAGTTGTGCGAATGCTCGAGGCAGATGAATTTCCATACCGTGAG GATCGGAGGAACAGGAGAAGCCGAACAGCAAGCATGGAAATTGAATCAATGAAGGACAGTAGTGGATTAGCTGATGTGGAAAGCAGTGTAGGGCAATCAGATAACCAGACATCTGATAAAATTCGTGAATAG